Proteins found in one Planctomycetes bacterium MalM25 genomic segment:
- the pknD_1 gene encoding Serine/threonine-protein kinase PknD: MPNCQHCDADLPIETLHAGEGIVCPACGKPIDIDEEAWNLSSQAGGSPADATMQLGHESDSSLAGSSLAGSGEASEDLGASDVFDATLEAASDQPSELPPSDAPEETLAYGGGRRQEDDDSFDFDDDEDDDLGFVLEDDDSPADASESLDATIQFGHLHAADDDPEDEATIDLAGPGGGGPPALASGGDASDATMMADSGQTPSSDRSVDDASGEAGADSEDTVALDSGQAGSSGQGGSSFRDSTGEPSDQPSSLPDDATLAFDSDRRSSGAETPQPLDITGLGTNDTLARGMDPRGRAAGTIRPGESMLVGDESVRLRAFLLAEPDPAKTAEVDYAIEGEAGKGGMGVVYKARQQSLDRLVAIKQIKSDLGASDSDRNKFVSEAVITGQLEHPNIAPVHDLGLAGDGLPFYAMKFVEGEDWEDSIKDKSEEENLTILIQVAQAIAFAHSKNILHRDLKPGNVRLGSFGEVLVMDWGLAARLDDGSEIQPAGTPIYMPPETALEYLDYAKGKVVGGKKIGSSRRRVPAGTYCDIYLLGALLFKIVTGRAPHRGKTTFECLRNAAKNEILKVRRSSELLDIAYRAMATEPEDRYETALDFIDAIRAYQSHAQSIQIAKRASKDLREAGRLIEGAQADPTELYALFSSAQNGYQNALELWEGNRKAQRRLRKAKRLFAETAYGNGDYDLAVSLLDDQSEDDAELRTQVAKSQKSRSARLAWFRTLQYATAASLLVALGFIGYSFVLKQDALSLASELETTQGQIEETIALVEEKEREAVRLTGLAEEQQKLAEEKTVEVQRLTNVAQEKSTEAERATTRALQSEKLADAKQRLAEAATRLASEKTAEATRQSYFAALGRLRATLADSGEYAAWKELQDVDPEVAATGGNDPEWSYLVNAVDWRDEADELVSERPDGATHATQTATSSNGQWLVTATPSAVGKTVLTLAPTDAGGPGQPAALVEGEVDRLTLDATGRYAALAGDVLRVVDLKTGEILASEDSPERVTSVAFHPTENELLLGLEGSAVQRWAIDNSALRRLDSESQWHRVAVTAVGYSPDGVQRFSADESGRIVVWRLEQGEWTARRTLRHAGSGSPRVTSAAMRDDAAGRLAYGCDDGAVYELFGWWDAPADESGYGDASSERLQAMHPAAVTDLCYTSEGARIVTTGGDTILVRQSPSHAGEATSVVRRERRYHDSTVLSCAIGPDGACFTSDEKGRVLRWRLDTPPHAIMLQPRRGEAGVAAVRVSHGASGESVSVADRAGFVRDWSDLSRPQDLQLHYTGHADHREMRAWRLAGEPERFVTVAADNHACVWNAAGGLIERTIDLGGRTVVAVDGASRTLYAASDGRPVEGAAAMAWPIDGGAARPLWDRADRVAVIETLPSGKLAVGLRDGQVYLWSPETGREDRVRSSGRPHWRAITAMTHHAPTGRLYTADAAGLVAAWDLSTNTDPIERLLEADSQQPQPIAKLAVAPDGGVLVLQGRGAGLAPRRLDAELQDTPSPNLALAGLVDADFDHDASRLIGIQRRGAKPRFIAWAPGAGWREAAVQTPASARVEGLRTNDSGLLEWGGGVVRWRPRENVRRIATRLVSRPRAISFVGDDDREGVLTQIGSIDRWLSQTDSVHQRLLGASGELQGSCSGPDTDQAILAVATPAGGSRIELWDTKRTQRLELLGELPSKVASVTLCGDRVLALSDQQVDLIPMRGDPVESIRLPADAGRPISATASEGAGLVAIANRGGEGFVARRERAGGWRLDRLDRDDLTSVAFTPDGRRLLVGVRSGRVLMLGLEEPAEGVRPTRTILSFSGHRDAVTLLQVAQSAEGSRLVSGDASGRVVVRSL, from the coding sequence ATGCCGAACTGCCAACACTGCGACGCCGATCTGCCGATCGAAACGCTGCACGCGGGCGAGGGGATCGTCTGCCCCGCGTGCGGCAAGCCGATCGACATCGACGAGGAGGCGTGGAACCTCTCCAGCCAGGCGGGCGGATCGCCCGCCGACGCGACGATGCAGCTGGGCCACGAATCGGATTCGAGTCTTGCCGGTTCGAGCCTCGCCGGTTCGGGCGAAGCGAGCGAAGACCTCGGCGCGTCGGACGTGTTCGACGCGACCCTCGAAGCGGCGTCCGACCAACCGTCCGAGCTGCCCCCCTCCGACGCGCCCGAAGAGACGCTCGCCTACGGCGGCGGTCGTCGGCAGGAGGACGACGACTCCTTTGATTTCGATGACGACGAGGACGACGACCTCGGCTTCGTGCTCGAGGACGACGACTCTCCGGCGGACGCCTCCGAAAGCCTCGACGCAACGATTCAATTCGGTCACCTCCACGCCGCGGACGACGACCCCGAAGACGAGGCGACGATCGACCTCGCCGGTCCCGGCGGGGGCGGCCCCCCGGCACTCGCGTCGGGCGGCGACGCCAGCGACGCCACGATGATGGCCGACAGCGGCCAGACCCCTTCGTCGGATCGATCCGTGGACGACGCCTCGGGCGAGGCGGGCGCCGACTCGGAGGACACCGTCGCGCTCGACTCGGGACAGGCCGGCTCGTCCGGTCAGGGGGGCTCCTCGTTCCGTGACTCTACGGGCGAACCTTCGGACCAACCGAGCAGCCTGCCTGACGACGCCACGCTGGCTTTCGATTCGGATCGGCGCAGCAGCGGAGCGGAGACCCCGCAACCGCTGGACATCACCGGCCTGGGGACGAACGACACCCTGGCCCGGGGCATGGACCCGCGCGGCCGCGCGGCCGGCACGATCCGCCCGGGCGAGTCGATGCTGGTCGGCGACGAGTCGGTCCGCCTGCGGGCCTTCCTGCTCGCCGAGCCCGACCCGGCCAAGACCGCCGAAGTCGACTACGCGATCGAGGGCGAGGCGGGCAAAGGGGGCATGGGGGTCGTCTACAAGGCGCGGCAGCAATCGCTCGACCGCCTGGTGGCGATCAAGCAGATCAAGTCGGACCTCGGCGCCAGCGACTCCGACCGCAACAAGTTCGTCAGCGAGGCGGTCATCACCGGCCAGCTGGAGCACCCGAACATCGCGCCGGTCCACGACCTGGGCCTCGCGGGCGACGGGCTCCCCTTCTACGCGATGAAGTTCGTGGAGGGCGAGGACTGGGAGGACTCGATCAAGGACAAGAGCGAAGAGGAAAACCTCACGATCCTCATCCAGGTCGCCCAGGCGATCGCCTTCGCGCACTCGAAGAACATCCTGCACCGCGACCTGAAGCCGGGCAACGTCCGACTGGGCAGCTTCGGCGAGGTGCTCGTGATGGACTGGGGCCTCGCGGCGCGGCTCGACGACGGCTCGGAGATCCAGCCCGCCGGCACGCCGATCTACATGCCCCCCGAGACGGCGCTGGAGTACCTCGACTACGCGAAGGGCAAGGTCGTCGGCGGCAAGAAGATCGGCTCGTCGCGGCGCCGCGTGCCCGCCGGCACGTACTGCGACATCTACCTGCTCGGCGCGCTGCTGTTCAAGATCGTGACCGGCCGCGCGCCGCACCGGGGCAAGACGACCTTCGAGTGCCTCCGCAACGCCGCGAAGAACGAGATCCTGAAGGTGCGGCGGTCCAGCGAGCTGCTCGACATCGCCTACCGCGCGATGGCGACCGAACCAGAGGACCGCTACGAGACCGCGCTCGACTTCATCGACGCCATCCGGGCGTACCAGTCGCACGCGCAGAGCATCCAGATCGCGAAGCGGGCGTCGAAGGACCTCCGCGAAGCGGGGCGGCTGATCGAAGGGGCCCAGGCCGACCCGACCGAGCTGTACGCCCTCTTCTCCAGCGCCCAGAACGGCTACCAGAACGCGCTGGAGCTGTGGGAGGGCAACCGCAAGGCGCAGCGCCGCTTGCGGAAAGCCAAACGCCTGTTCGCCGAGACGGCGTACGGCAACGGCGACTACGACCTGGCCGTGTCGCTGCTGGACGATCAGAGCGAAGATGACGCCGAGCTGCGCACCCAGGTCGCCAAGAGCCAGAAGTCACGCAGCGCGCGGCTCGCCTGGTTCCGCACGCTGCAGTACGCGACGGCGGCGTCGTTGCTGGTGGCGCTCGGCTTCATCGGCTACAGCTTCGTGCTGAAGCAAGACGCGCTGAGCCTCGCCAGCGAACTCGAAACGACCCAGGGCCAGATCGAGGAGACGATCGCCCTGGTCGAAGAGAAAGAACGCGAGGCGGTCCGGTTGACCGGGCTGGCGGAGGAGCAGCAGAAGCTCGCCGAGGAGAAGACCGTGGAGGTCCAGCGGCTCACCAACGTCGCCCAAGAGAAATCGACCGAAGCGGAGCGGGCCACCACACGAGCGCTACAGAGCGAGAAGCTCGCGGACGCGAAGCAGCGCCTGGCCGAGGCCGCGACCCGACTCGCCAGCGAGAAGACCGCCGAGGCGACCCGCCAATCGTACTTCGCAGCGCTCGGGCGTTTGCGGGCGACCCTGGCCGACAGCGGCGAGTACGCCGCCTGGAAGGAACTGCAGGACGTCGACCCCGAGGTCGCGGCCACCGGCGGCAACGACCCTGAATGGAGCTACCTGGTTAACGCGGTCGATTGGCGCGACGAGGCGGACGAGCTGGTCTCGGAGCGACCCGACGGGGCGACCCACGCCACGCAGACCGCGACCTCTTCCAACGGGCAATGGTTGGTCACCGCCACGCCGTCGGCAGTCGGCAAGACCGTCCTGACGCTCGCCCCCACCGACGCCGGCGGGCCGGGCCAGCCCGCCGCCTTGGTCGAGGGTGAAGTCGATCGCCTGACGCTCGACGCAACCGGTCGCTACGCCGCGCTGGCCGGCGACGTCCTGCGCGTTGTGGACCTCAAGACGGGCGAAATCCTCGCGAGCGAAGACTCGCCGGAGCGCGTCACCAGCGTCGCATTCCACCCGACGGAAAACGAACTGCTCCTCGGCCTCGAGGGGAGCGCGGTCCAACGTTGGGCGATCGACAACAGCGCCCTCCGCCGCCTCGACAGTGAGTCGCAGTGGCACCGCGTCGCGGTCACGGCGGTCGGCTACTCGCCCGACGGCGTGCAGCGTTTCTCCGCGGACGAATCGGGGCGGATCGTCGTCTGGCGCCTCGAGCAAGGCGAGTGGACGGCGCGGCGGACGCTGCGGCACGCCGGTTCGGGCTCGCCCCGCGTGACCTCCGCCGCGATGCGAGACGACGCCGCCGGGCGACTCGCCTACGGCTGCGACGACGGCGCCGTCTACGAGCTGTTCGGTTGGTGGGACGCCCCCGCCGACGAGTCGGGCTACGGCGACGCGTCCAGCGAGCGGCTGCAAGCGATGCACCCGGCCGCTGTCACCGATCTTTGCTACACGAGCGAAGGCGCGCGGATCGTCACCACCGGCGGCGACACGATCCTCGTGCGGCAATCTCCCTCGCACGCGGGCGAAGCGACGTCCGTCGTGCGCCGTGAGCGTCGTTACCACGATTCGACGGTCCTCTCTTGCGCCATCGGGCCCGACGGCGCCTGCTTCACGAGCGACGAGAAGGGCCGCGTTCTCCGCTGGCGCCTGGACACCCCGCCGCACGCGATCATGCTGCAGCCCCGACGCGGTGAGGCGGGAGTCGCCGCGGTGCGGGTCTCGCACGGCGCGTCGGGCGAATCGGTCTCGGTCGCCGACCGCGCCGGTTTCGTCCGCGATTGGAGCGACCTGTCGCGTCCCCAGGACCTGCAGCTGCACTACACCGGCCACGCCGACCACCGCGAGATGAGGGCGTGGCGCCTCGCCGGTGAGCCGGAACGATTCGTGACCGTCGCCGCCGACAACCACGCGTGCGTTTGGAACGCCGCGGGTGGGCTGATCGAGCGGACGATCGACCTGGGCGGCCGCACGGTCGTGGCGGTCGATGGAGCTTCGCGGACGCTCTACGCGGCCTCCGACGGACGCCCCGTCGAGGGCGCCGCCGCGATGGCGTGGCCGATCGACGGCGGCGCGGCGCGGCCCCTGTGGGATCGCGCCGACCGGGTCGCCGTGATCGAGACGCTGCCCTCGGGCAAGCTCGCCGTGGGGCTTCGCGACGGGCAGGTCTACCTCTGGTCTCCGGAGACGGGTCGAGAAGACCGCGTCCGCTCCTCGGGACGGCCGCACTGGCGGGCGATCACAGCGATGACGCACCACGCCCCCACTGGAAGGCTCTACACGGCCGACGCCGCCGGCCTGGTCGCCGCGTGGGACCTCTCAACCAACACCGATCCGATCGAGCGCTTGCTCGAAGCGGACTCCCAGCAGCCGCAGCCGATCGCGAAGCTCGCCGTCGCCCCGGACGGCGGGGTGCTCGTCCTCCAGGGCCGCGGCGCGGGGCTCGCGCCGCGCCGGCTGGACGCCGAACTGCAAGACACCCCCTCGCCGAACCTCGCGCTAGCCGGCCTCGTTGACGCCGACTTCGATCACGACGCGTCGCGGCTCATCGGCATCCAGCGGCGCGGGGCGAAGCCACGCTTTATCGCCTGGGCGCCCGGCGCCGGTTGGCGCGAGGCCGCCGTGCAGACTCCCGCGAGCGCCCGCGTTGAAGGGCTCCGCACGAACGACTCCGGCTTGTTGGAGTGGGGCGGTGGCGTGGTCCGCTGGCGCCCGCGTGAGAACGTACGCCGCATCGCGACGCGCCTCGTGTCCCGGCCGCGTGCGATCTCGTTCGTCGGAGACGACGACCGCGAGGGCGTGCTGACACAGATCGGATCGATCGACCGGTGGCTGTCCCAAACGGACTCGGTCCATCAACGGCTGCTCGGCGCGAGCGGCGAGTTGCAAGGCTCGTGCTCCGGTCCCGACACGGATCAAGCGATCCTCGCGGTGGCGACCCCCGCGGGCGGGAGCCGAATCGAACTGTGGGACACGAAACGAACCCAGCGCCTCGAACTCCTGGGGGAGCTCCCCTCGAAGGTGGCGAGTGTCACGCTGTGCGGAGACCGGGTGCTGGCTCTATCCGATCAACAGGTCGATTTGATCCCGATGAGGGGCGACCCCGTTGAGTCGATCCGCTTGCCCGCCGACGCGGGACGGCCGATCTCGGCGACTGCCAGCGAGGGGGCCGGACTCGTGGCGATCGCGAACCGGGGCGGCGAGGGGTTCGTTGCCCGCCGGGAGCGCGCCGGCGGCTGGCGACTCGACCGCCTCGACCGCGACGACCTCACTTCGGTCGCCTTCACACCCGACGGCCGCCGGCTGCTGGTGGGGGTGCGGAGCGGGAGGGTCCTGATGCTGGGCCTCGAAGAGCCCGCTGAGGGCGTGCGTCCGACCCGGACCATCCTCTCCTTCTCGGGCCATCGCGACGCGGTCACGCTGCTGCAAGTGGCCCAATCGGCCGAGGGTTCCCGCCTCGTGAGCGGCGACGCCTCGGGGCGCGTGGTCGTCCGCTCTCTTTGA
- the aas gene encoding Bifunctional protein Aas, which produces MLRACARGRFRRKVIDSTGATLTGGQLLTKALVLKRLLERHVLAADEQRVGVLLPPANGGVVVNAALALLGRVAVNLNYSASEEVINACVRAAGLKHVLTSEKVLDKLGVTLDCETVQLEGFKDKVTLGDKLAGAIGAYATPVSMLESRLGLLSIDLDDPVTIIFTSGSTGVPKGVVLSHRNLVSNIRAFEQAVHLDENDVLLGILPFFHAFGYTVTLWAPLMLDINGAYHFNPLDARQVGKLAKNAGATILLSTPTFLRSYIKRVPKEDFASLEVVVVGAEKMPIPVADAFEKKFGVRPVEGYGATELAPVAAVNIPPSRSRTDEEDLREGSIGKPLPGVAARVVDPETREELPTDAEGMLEIAGPNRMVGYLDDEAKTAEVVKEGWYITGDMARIDPDGFIHITGRQSRFSKIGGEMVPHLRVEEEIQELLADEDEELQLAVVTGVPDEKKGERLVVVHLPIDQSPDEVVAALRTKGLPNLWIPSADCFMEVEELPLLGSGKLDLKGLAAVALERFGG; this is translated from the coding sequence ATGCTCCGCGCCTGCGCCCGGGGACGCTTCCGCCGCAAGGTGATCGACTCGACCGGCGCCACGCTCACGGGCGGGCAGCTGCTGACCAAGGCGCTCGTGCTCAAGCGGCTGCTGGAGCGGCACGTGCTGGCGGCCGACGAGCAGCGTGTCGGCGTGCTGCTGCCGCCGGCCAATGGGGGCGTCGTCGTGAACGCGGCCCTCGCGCTGCTCGGCCGGGTCGCGGTGAACCTGAACTACTCCGCCTCGGAAGAGGTGATCAACGCCTGCGTCCGCGCCGCGGGGCTGAAGCACGTGCTCACCAGCGAGAAGGTGCTCGACAAGCTCGGCGTCACGCTCGATTGCGAGACGGTCCAGCTCGAGGGCTTCAAGGACAAGGTGACGCTCGGCGACAAGCTTGCCGGCGCGATCGGCGCCTACGCCACGCCCGTGTCGATGCTCGAGTCGCGCCTCGGCCTGTTGTCGATCGACCTCGACGACCCGGTCACCATCATCTTCACCAGCGGCTCGACCGGCGTGCCGAAGGGGGTCGTCCTCTCGCACCGCAACCTCGTGTCGAACATCCGCGCGTTTGAGCAGGCGGTCCACCTCGATGAGAACGACGTGCTGCTCGGCATCCTCCCCTTCTTCCACGCGTTCGGTTACACGGTCACGCTGTGGGCGCCCCTGATGCTCGACATCAACGGCGCGTACCACTTCAACCCGCTCGACGCCCGGCAGGTCGGCAAGCTGGCCAAGAACGCCGGCGCGACGATCCTGCTGAGCACGCCGACCTTCCTCCGCTCGTACATCAAGCGGGTGCCGAAAGAGGACTTCGCGTCGCTCGAGGTGGTGGTCGTCGGCGCCGAGAAGATGCCGATCCCGGTCGCCGACGCCTTCGAGAAGAAGTTCGGCGTCCGCCCCGTGGAGGGTTACGGCGCCACGGAGCTCGCGCCCGTCGCGGCGGTGAACATCCCGCCGAGCCGCTCGCGGACCGACGAGGAGGACCTCCGCGAGGGCTCCATCGGCAAGCCGCTGCCCGGCGTCGCTGCGCGGGTCGTCGACCCGGAGACCCGCGAGGAGCTGCCGACCGACGCCGAGGGGATGCTCGAGATCGCCGGCCCGAACCGGATGGTCGGCTACCTCGACGACGAGGCGAAGACGGCCGAGGTCGTCAAAGAGGGCTGGTACATCACCGGCGACATGGCGCGGATTGATCCTGACGGGTTCATCCACATCACGGGCCGCCAGAGCCGGTTCAGCAAGATCGGCGGCGAGATGGTGCCGCACCTCCGCGTCGAGGAGGAGATCCAGGAGCTGCTGGCCGACGAGGACGAGGAACTCCAGCTGGCGGTCGTCACCGGCGTGCCCGACGAGAAGAAGGGCGAACGCCTGGTGGTGGTCCACCTGCCGATCGACCAGTCGCCCGACGAGGTCGTCGCGGCGCTCCGCACCAAAGGCCTGCCCAACCTGTGGATCCCCTCCGCCGACTGCTTCATGGAAGTCGAAGAGCTGCCCCTCTTGGGCTCCGGTAAGCTCGACCTGAAGGGCCTCGCCGCGGTGGCGCTGGAGCGGTTCGGGGGGTAG
- the ugpC gene encoding sn-glycerol-3-phosphate import ATP-binding protein UgpC yields MASVTLSGIHKRYPDGFHAVRGVDLSVADGELVVLVGPSGCGKSTTLRMIAGLEEVTDGDLMIGERRVNDVAPGDRDIAMVFQNYALYPHMTVRKNLSFGLRMRRTPKAEIAERIAAAAGMLGLDTLLDRRPAELSGGQRQRVALGRAIVRDPAVFLFDEPLSNLDAKLRGETRTEIAELHQRLRATMIYVTHDQVEAMTLGQRLVLMNEGVVQQVGAPLEVYRQPANRFVATFIGSPAMNLIDGEIAEGRFAADGVTWPVDQQLPVGTATLGVRPDDLRIAGEGEPVLATGTLTTVEQLGHETLAHYRLDGAADAPAWIARLPAGAPPPETASLTCDPGSVHLFAGDPSGRRLN; encoded by the coding sequence TTGGCCAGCGTCACCCTGAGCGGAATCCACAAACGCTACCCGGACGGCTTCCACGCCGTGCGGGGCGTCGACCTGTCGGTCGCCGACGGCGAGCTCGTCGTGCTGGTCGGCCCGAGCGGCTGCGGCAAAAGCACCACGCTGCGGATGATCGCCGGGCTGGAGGAGGTCACCGACGGTGACCTGATGATCGGCGAACGCCGGGTGAACGACGTCGCCCCGGGCGACCGGGACATCGCGATGGTCTTCCAGAACTACGCGCTCTACCCGCACATGACGGTCCGCAAGAACCTGTCGTTCGGCCTGCGTATGCGGCGGACGCCCAAAGCGGAGATCGCCGAGCGGATCGCCGCGGCCGCCGGCATGCTCGGGCTCGACACCTTGCTCGACCGCCGGCCGGCGGAGCTGTCGGGCGGGCAGCGGCAGCGCGTCGCCCTCGGGCGGGCGATCGTCCGCGACCCGGCGGTCTTCTTGTTCGACGAGCCCCTCTCGAACCTCGACGCCAAGCTCCGCGGCGAGACCCGCACCGAGATCGCCGAGCTGCACCAGCGTCTCCGCGCCACGATGATCTACGTCACGCACGACCAGGTTGAGGCGATGACGCTCGGCCAGCGCCTCGTGCTGATGAACGAGGGGGTCGTGCAGCAGGTCGGCGCGCCGCTGGAGGTCTACCGCCAGCCCGCGAACCGTTTCGTCGCCACGTTCATCGGCAGCCCCGCGATGAACCTGATCGACGGCGAGATCGCCGAAGGACGTTTCGCGGCCGACGGCGTCACCTGGCCGGTCGATCAGCAACTCCCAGTCGGCACCGCCACGCTCGGCGTGCGGCCCGATGACCTGCGCATCGCCGGCGAGGGCGAACCGGTGCTGGCGACCGGAACGCTGACCACCGTCGAACAACTCGGCCACGAGACGCTCGCCCACTACCGACTCGATGGAGCCGCGGACGCCCCCGCCTGGATCGCCCGCCTGCCCGCCGGAGCCCCGCCACCCGAAACGGCTTCTCTCACCTGCGACCCCGGATCGGTCCACCTCTTCGCCGGCGATCCGTCAGGCAGACGCCTCAACTAG
- a CDS encoding Peptidase family M50, protein MSAAGGMHRGTLRVRRDLTLTPDGDGVVVKDPLTLEYFRLGERERFLLEELREPLTLNELTTRFRARFPNDGATGAQVLAFCSAMAECSLLLSDSPQRVEPKKPKQAGWWSLLSPLAIRLPGVDPTPLLDATGWLGRLLFNRLFAGLLLLVALAVGVGLLGRADELSHELGQLTNLLEPRYALAAVLAVMLTKTWHELGHALACRRVGAECHEVGVMLLAFLPCLYCDASDAWTLTSRWRRVLVALAGVYFEAILAVAAAGVWLVLAPGPLRVLALDVVVIASLSTLLVNLNPLLRFDGYYVLADAWGVPNLHQHARETLWGGLRRWIAGGAPPERPAASPVGIALYGVASVAYGWAILGVILWAVYAALDAYGFAAAGDLLVALTLGGVVVGGGRSAKNLVPRGPGAPVGRSLLRLGVIGATLATVAWLVLSAPIEQSLRSPCRLENTAFTEVVARSNGLLRPLVVYGERVKPNQLLAELDEPAAELRRLELLEREASLRSQIEGLRTRSQTDTQLLSEIARLTPTLQEVRRQLATHDEQIERRRLRAPIAGRVLPPAERFENEIDAESSDGRLPTWSGAPLDPANAGCLLAGGEALCRVVGEPLRAVVLLDEDDSGLVRLGDPVRIALDREPAAWLSGRVEGVSPATADERLTDAERALERGLRGSLAAGSAYRVTVALDAPTAACQPGALGQARVVTGEETVGGWCLRWLRRLVRLG, encoded by the coding sequence GTGAGCGCCGCCGGCGGGATGCACCGCGGCACGCTGCGCGTCCGCCGCGACCTGACGCTCACGCCCGACGGCGACGGCGTCGTCGTGAAGGATCCGCTCACGCTAGAGTACTTTCGGCTCGGCGAGCGCGAGCGTTTCCTGCTCGAAGAGCTCCGCGAGCCGTTGACGCTCAACGAACTGACCACCCGTTTTCGCGCGCGGTTCCCGAACGACGGCGCGACCGGTGCGCAGGTGCTCGCCTTCTGTTCGGCGATGGCGGAGTGCTCGTTGCTGCTGAGCGATTCGCCCCAGCGTGTTGAACCCAAGAAACCGAAGCAGGCCGGGTGGTGGTCGCTGCTCAGCCCGCTGGCAATCCGCCTGCCGGGCGTCGATCCGACGCCGCTGCTCGACGCGACCGGCTGGCTCGGCCGCCTGCTTTTCAATCGGCTGTTCGCCGGGCTGCTCCTGCTGGTGGCGCTGGCCGTTGGCGTCGGCTTGCTCGGCCGTGCCGACGAACTGAGTCACGAACTGGGACAACTCACCAACCTGCTGGAGCCCCGCTACGCCTTGGCGGCGGTGCTCGCGGTGATGCTCACCAAGACGTGGCACGAACTGGGCCACGCCCTCGCCTGCCGCCGGGTGGGCGCCGAGTGCCACGAGGTCGGCGTGATGCTGCTCGCCTTCTTGCCCTGCCTGTATTGCGACGCCTCCGACGCGTGGACGCTCACCAGCCGCTGGCGGCGGGTGCTCGTGGCGCTCGCGGGCGTCTACTTCGAGGCGATCCTCGCCGTCGCCGCCGCGGGCGTTTGGCTCGTGCTCGCGCCGGGTCCGCTGCGGGTGCTAGCGCTCGATGTGGTGGTGATCGCCTCGCTGTCGACGTTGCTGGTGAACCTGAACCCGTTGCTCCGATTCGATGGTTACTACGTCCTGGCCGACGCCTGGGGTGTGCCGAACCTCCACCAGCACGCCCGCGAAACGCTGTGGGGCGGCCTCCGTCGGTGGATCGCCGGCGGCGCCCCGCCCGAGCGTCCGGCCGCTTCGCCCGTGGGGATCGCGTTGTACGGCGTCGCCTCGGTTGCGTACGGCTGGGCGATCCTGGGGGTCATCCTGTGGGCCGTTTACGCCGCGCTCGACGCGTATGGCTTCGCGGCGGCGGGCGACCTGCTGGTGGCGCTCACATTGGGTGGCGTCGTAGTCGGTGGGGGGCGCTCGGCGAAGAACCTCGTGCCGCGCGGCCCCGGCGCTCCGGTCGGACGTTCGCTGCTGCGGCTCGGCGTGATTGGCGCCACGCTGGCCACGGTCGCCTGGCTTGTGCTCAGCGCGCCGATCGAGCAATCGCTCCGCTCCCCCTGCCGGCTCGAGAACACCGCGTTCACCGAGGTGGTGGCTCGAAGCAACGGGTTGCTCCGACCGCTCGTCGTCTACGGCGAAAGAGTCAAGCCGAACCAACTGCTCGCCGAGCTCGACGAGCCGGCCGCCGAGCTGCGACGGCTCGAGTTGCTCGAACGCGAGGCGTCGCTCCGCTCGCAGATCGAGGGGCTCCGCACGCGCAGCCAGACCGACACGCAGCTGCTGTCGGAGATCGCTCGTCTGACGCCGACGCTACAAGAGGTCCGCCGGCAGCTCGCCACGCACGACGAACAGATCGAACGCCGCCGCCTGCGGGCGCCGATCGCGGGGCGGGTTCTGCCCCCCGCGGAGCGCTTCGAGAACGAGATCGACGCGGAGTCTTCCGACGGCCGTCTGCCGACCTGGTCGGGCGCGCCGCTCGACCCCGCCAACGCCGGCTGCCTGCTGGCGGGGGGGGAGGCGCTCTGCCGGGTGGTCGGCGAGCCGCTCCGCGCCGTCGTGCTGCTCGACGAGGACGACAGCGGGCTGGTGCGGCTCGGCGATCCGGTGCGGATCGCCCTGGACCGCGAGCCGGCGGCTTGGCTTTCGGGGCGTGTGGAGGGGGTGTCGCCCGCCACCGCGGACGAACGGCTGACCGACGCCGAACGGGCCCTCGAGCGGGGCCTGCGAGGCTCGCTCGCCGCGGGGTCCGCCTACCGCGTCACGGTCGCCCTGGACGCCCCCACGGCCGCCTGCCAGCCGGGGGCCCTCGGCCAGGCCCGGGTCGTCACGGGCGAGGAGACGGTCGGCGGGTGGTGCTTGCGCTGGTTGCGCCGGTTAGTTCGCCTCGGCTAA